The Streptomyces sp. SS1-1 genome has a segment encoding these proteins:
- a CDS encoding flavodoxin family protein, with amino-acid sequence MPTLLIVHHTPSPNCQALLEAVVSGATAPEIEGVDVVRRPALSATASDVLHADAYLLGTPANLGYISGALKHFFDQIYYPCLDATRGRPFGHYVHGGSDVTGALRAVTAITTGLGWQPAAQPVTVTGEPAKKDIEACWELGATLAAGLMP; translated from the coding sequence GTGCCCACCCTGCTGATCGTGCATCACACCCCCTCGCCCAACTGCCAGGCCCTGCTGGAGGCCGTCGTCTCTGGTGCCACCGCGCCCGAGATCGAGGGCGTCGACGTCGTACGCCGCCCCGCGCTGTCCGCCACCGCCTCCGACGTGCTCCATGCGGACGCCTACCTCCTGGGCACACCCGCCAACCTCGGTTACATCTCCGGTGCCCTGAAGCACTTCTTCGACCAGATCTACTACCCGTGCCTCGACGCCACCCGGGGCCGCCCGTTCGGGCACTACGTGCACGGGGGCAGCGACGTCACCGGCGCCCTGCGGGCCGTCACCGCCATCACCACCGGGCTCGGCTGGCAGCCCGCCGCGCAGCCGGTGACGGTGACGGGCGAGCCCGCCAAGAAGGACATCGAGGCGTGCTGGGAGCTGGGCGCAACGCTCGCCGCGGGTCTCATGCCCTGA
- a CDS encoding STAS domain-containing protein, whose protein sequence is MKVVVRGELDLDAGDRFQRILRAALDRSVRGVDVDLRGVTFCDCAALNNLLAVRRRALADGKTVTLHAASAMVDRLLALTGTRDLFAGPAPAGTEATGPSPRDEEVRDVTDHDLRTELAQLRQAMRTRPTVDLARGVLMAYYGLGPQDAWAVLASAAEGAGTEPGALAEDLVRSAQGGAPLPAALRAELSSAIARVHVADG, encoded by the coding sequence ATGAAGGTGGTCGTCCGCGGGGAGCTGGACCTCGACGCGGGGGACCGGTTCCAGCGGATCCTCCGGGCCGCCCTGGACCGTTCGGTCCGCGGGGTCGATGTCGATCTGCGGGGCGTCACGTTCTGCGACTGCGCCGCGCTCAACAACCTCCTGGCGGTACGCCGGCGTGCCCTGGCCGACGGCAAGACCGTCACGCTCCACGCCGCCAGCGCCATGGTCGACCGGCTGCTCGCGCTGACCGGCACCCGGGACCTGTTCGCCGGCCCCGCCCCGGCCGGCACCGAGGCGACCGGCCCGTCGCCCCGGGACGAGGAGGTGCGGGACGTGACCGACCACGACCTGCGGACCGAACTCGCCCAGCTGCGGCAGGCCATGCGCACCCGGCCCACCGTCGACCTCGCCCGGGGCGTCCTCATGGCCTACTACGGCCTGGGCCCCCAGGACGCCTGGGCGGTGCTCGCCTCGGCCGCCGAAGGGGCCGGCACCGAGCCGGGCGCCCTCGCCGAGGACCTCGTCCGGTCCGCCCAGGGCGGCGCGCCGCTGCCCGCCGCGCTGCGGGCGGAGCTGTCCTCGGCCATCGCGCGCGTGCACGTCGCCGACGGCTGA